The Mycolicibacterium parafortuitum nucleotide sequence TGCGACCGCACTCCGGGCAGGACCGGCGCCGGCGGATGGCCTGCCCCTCATCGGTTTCACGGGAGTCGACGACCCGGGAATCCGGGTGACGGCAGAACGGACAGTGCATCGCCGCTCCTTCCCCACGCCGACAGACAACGGTCTCGAACGTCTTCGAGCGTACCTGCGTCGCCCGCGGGCGGCCGAAGGCCGGACCCGATAACGCGTATCGCATCGGCGACATCCTCGAAGTGGTTGGGCAGCAGATTCTTTGGTTCCTGGGCCGCGGGCGGCTCAGGCCACCGGGGCGATCAGCGTCTGTCCGGCGTCCAGCGCCGCCGACTCCAGCTGGTTCAGTTCCCTTATCCGCGAGACGACCTCGGCGACCGGGGCATCGGGCGCCACCCGTCGCGCGACGTGCTGCAGCGACTCGCCGCTCTGCACCTGGACGACGGCGAGCCGACCCGGCATCTCCGTCTCCGCGGCCGTCGCGCCGCCGACCTGCGCGATCAGCCCGAGCCACAACGTGATCGCCCCGGCGACCAGCGCCAGCGCGACGGTGGTCAGCGGGGTGATCGGGCGACGCCGGTGCGGGGCCCGGGACACCAGGACCCCGGTTCCGCGATGGCGCACCGCCGCGCCGGCCGGGCGTCGGGAGGCCGGACGCCGCGACGCCCGGACCGGGCGGATCTGCCCGCCCGCGATCTGCAGCGGCGCGCGCTCGAACTCGTTCCAGATTTCGCGATCGTCGAGAATGGTCATGGCGTTGCCTTTCACTCCGGGTCATTCGCTCTTGTGTTCGAACTTTACTCGATCAGGTGTTCGATGAATAGAACACGTGATCGAACTGTTGCGAACGCTAGCGGCAGCCACCGACAAGTCCGGGTCGCGTTTCGGATCCGCCGCCTGGAGACCCGACACGCCTCGAACACATGTTTGATTAATCGTTGTCGCCGGGTTACATTCGGGCACATGAGCGACGACAGCAGTGACAGCACCGAAGGCCCCGGCGCTGGCCGCGGCCGTGATTCCGGCCTGACAGAGCGTCAGCGCACCATCCTCGACGTCATCCGCGCCTCGGTGACCCAGCGCGGCTATCCCCCGAGCATCAGAGAGATCGGTGACGCGGTCGGCCTGACGTCCACCTCATCGGTCGCACATCAACTGCGCACCCTGGAACGCAAGGGCTACCTGCGGCGTGACGCCAACCGGCCGCGCGCGGTCGACGTGCGCGGCGCCGACGAACAGGTGACCCCGATCGTGGCCACCGACGTCGCCGGGTCCGACGCGCTGCCGGAGCCGACCTTCGTCCCGGTCCTGGGCCGGATCGCCGCCGGCGGCCCGATCCTGGCCGAAGAGGCCGTCGAGGACGTGTTCCCGCTGCCGCGCGAACTGGTCGGCGAGGGGTCGCTGTTCCTGCTCAAGGTCGTCGGCGAATCGATGGTCGACGCGGCGATCTGCGACGGCGACTGGGTGGTCGTCCGGCAGCAGAGCGTCGCCGACAACGGCGACATCGTCGCGGCGATGATCGACGGCGAGGCCACCGTGAAGACCTTCAAGCGCACCAAGGGTCAGGTCTGGCTGATGCCGCACAACCCGGCGTTCGACCCGATTCCCGGTAACGACGCCCAGGTGCTGGGCAAGGTCGTCACCGTGATCCGCAAGATCTGAGACCGGGCGTCACTCGCCCCGGACGAACCCGTTCGTGATCGCGATCTCCTCGGTGGCGAACCACAATTCGACCGGCGCCTCGTGATAGTCGGCGCTGTCCGGCGTCCAGTACAGGCCGGTCTTGGTGTCGGCCTTGACCGGATAGCCCTCTGGCACCTCGTTCGGGTCGTCGAAGGGCATGTGCAACGCGGTGCCGAGCGGCATCGGCTCGTCGATGTCGATGCGTGCGTGGCGACCGGTGTCGGTCAACGCGTTGCGCGGCGCCACGAGCGGTTCGCGGTCGGCGTCGACCTCCGCATCGGCGAACGGGGCGCCCTGCGCTGACGGTGCGTCCTCGTAGGGTGCGTCCTCGAACGTTTCGACGTCGATGTAGGAGACCTCCTCGACGTAGACCGTGTCATCGGGGACCGCGTCATCGGAGAACTCGGCATCATCGGAGAACTCGGCGACATCACTGAATTCGGCGTCGTCGGGCACGTCAGGCGCCGTCAGCACGCGGGTCGGCGCCGTATCCACCGCATCGGGATCGGCGTCGGGATCCTCAGCGCCTTCGCGCTGCCCGACTTCGTCGCGCTCGACGCCATCCCCCTCGGCCGACTCGGCCTCGCTGCCCACCGGCGCACCCCAGAAGCCCATCGGCTCGGGCGTGAAGTCCTCGGCGGGCAACGACGCCGCCGACGGCGAGGCGGCAGTCAACGATCCCAGACCCTCACGGGCGTACCGATCGCCGAACAACGCATCCTCGGCACCGTCGTCGCCACCACGTGCGGTGTCCCCCGCAGGGGCGGGCGCGTCACCGCGACCCGAACCGGCGGAGGTGTCTTCGGCACCGGGGCGAGACCGCTTGTGCGACAGCGCGAGCCCGACCAGGCCCGCCAGCAGCACGAGCGGCACGATCGCCAGCAGCCACCACCGCTTCCACTTGCTGCCCGCGTTCTCGGAGTTCTCCGAGGCCTGCGGTGACGGCAGGGCCGCAGCGGGCGCCTCGGCGCCGGGCACCTCCACATCGCTGAGCTGCGAGGCCAGCGCGGCGGGTTCGGTGCTGAACTTCCTGCTGGAGGTGTCCCAGGAGATGACGCCGCCGCTGAAGCGCTGCGAGATCACATTGCCGCTCTCGTCCTGATCGGCGACCGGGGCGCCGAGCTCACCGGTGGCGCCACCGAGCTTCTCCCAGGCCGCGTTCATCGGCCCACGCACGATGAACGCACCGTGGTCCGGGGTCCAGAAGATCACCGGTTTGTCGGGCGCGGCGAACTCGCTCTTGCGGCTCGACGGTGCGAGTCCGCCGTCCTCCTCCCCGGTGACCGGGAAGCCGAGGTCGCCCTCGGGTCCGCCGACGCTCTCGTATTTCGCGAGCACCTGGCCGGTGACCACATTGGCGCCGGTGTCCGGGCTGTAGAAGATGGCTCCGTTGGCGAAGTCCTGGCCCATGCCGTCATCGCCGATCTCATACGGCTCGCCCTCGGCGGCGCCGAGCGGGCCCAGCGGCCCGCCCGCAGCGCGGCGTGCGGCATTGATGGCGACGATGGGATCGTCGGGGATCGTCAGGTCGCCCAACTGCCCGGCGAGCTCCGGCGGCACCGTGGTGAACGTCTTCGCGCGCGAGTCGTAGGAGATCTCGCCGTTGGTGAACTTCTGGGTCACCACGGCGCCGTTGTACGTCTCATCCTCGGCGGGCACCCCGAGTGCACCCGCGGAGCCGCCCAGCTTGTCCCACGCCGCGTTGATCGCACCGCGGACCACCCGGGCGCCGGTCGCCGGGGTCCAGAAGATCACCGGGTTGTCGGGCGCCGAGAACGTGCTGTTGCGGCTGTCGGGCGCGCGACCCGGGCCCTCGTCGATCTTCGGGAAGCCCAGATCGCCGTCGGCGGGCCCGCCCAGCGACTCGTACTTGTCCAGGATCGCGCCCTGCATGAAGTGGGCGCCGGTGGCGGGGGTGAAGAACATCTTTCCGCCGGCGAAGTTCTGCGCGAAGCCCTCGCCGGCCGGATACACGTCACCGTTTCGGGGACCGAGTGGTCCGGTGTCCCCGCCGCTGGCCTCCCAGGCGGCGGTGATGGAGTTGTTGGCGTCGACCTCGGGTTGGGCCACCGCGGCGGGTGCCAGCAGCAGCGCCGTGGCCACCCCCAACAACCCGACGGTCAACCGACCGACCACACGTAGGCGCAGCTTGGGCTGCCGGATCATTCATCCTCCCCGCGGTCGGTGACAGGTCCTTCGTTCCTCGTGCAAGTTTTCTTGCAAAAGGCTGAGAAAAGCTACCGCGTCCGTTCACTTTGCGTCAGTTGACGTCGATAACCAAGTCACCTCGCCGAATCGATCACAAAAGAAGTGCCCGGAGACCGTCCGTAGACTCGACCGCGTGGCGCCCTCGAAGACCAGCCTGACGCACTGGGGCGCGTTCACCGCGACCGTCCACGCAGGCGATATCGCCTCCGTCGCACCCTGGGCCGGTGACGCCGATCCGTCACCGGCACTGGCGAACCTGCCCGGTTCGGTCCGGCACCGGTCGCGGATCACCACCCCCGCGGTGCGCCGCGGTTGGCTCGACGACGGTGCCGGCCCCACCACACGCCGCGGCGCAGACGAGTTCGTCGCGGTGACGTGGGAGGAACTGGTCTCGCTGCTGGGCGACGAACTGCGCCGCGTCGCCGATCGCCATGGCAACGAGGCGATCTACGGCGGCTCCTACGGGTGGTCCAGCGCCGGCCGATTCCACCACGCCCAGAGCCAGGTGCACCGGTTCCTGAACTGCATTGGCGGCTACACGTATTCGCGTCACTCGTACAGCCTCGGCGCCACCGGTGTGATCATGCCGCGCGTCGTCGGCACCCACGACGATCTGTTCAAGCGATCCACCCAGTGGGACGTCATCGTCGAAAACACCGATCTGATCGTGTGTTTCGGCGGCCTGGCGCTGAAGAACACCGCTGTCAACGACGGCGGCACCACAGCCCACCCAGCGCGCCACGCGCTGAACAGGTTTCGGGACCGGGGCGGGACCATCGTGTCGTTCTCACCGTTGCGCGACGACGTCGAAGGCCCGTGCGACTGGTACGCCCCGGTGCCGGGCACCGATGTCGCGATCATGTTGGCGCTGGCGCACGTCCTGGCCACCGAAAAGCTGGCTGACCGCCGGTTCCTGGCCACGTACTGCACCGGATACGACCGCTTCGAGCGCTATCTGCTCGGCGTGGACGACGGGACACCGAAATCCCCGCAGTGGGCCGCGTCGTTGTGCGGGCTCGCCGCCGAGGAGCTGACGGCGCTCGCGCGCAGGATGGCCGCGGGCCGGACCCTGGTGACGGTGAGCTGGTCGCTGCAGCGGACCCGCTACGGCGAGCAGGCGCCCTGGATGGCGATGACGCTGGCCGCGATGCTCGGGCAGATCGGGTTGCCGGGTGGCGGGTTCGGGCACGGCTACGGCTCGATGAACGAGCCGGGGCTGGCCCCGATCCGGTGCGCACTCCCCCGGCTGCCGCAGGGCATCAACCCGGTGTCGACGTTCATCCCGGTCGCGGCGATCAGCGACATGCTGCTGCATCCGGGGGAACCGTTCGACTACAACGGCCTTCGGCTCACCTACCCGGACATCCGGCTGGTGTACTGGGCCGGCGGCAACCCGTTCCACCA carries:
- a CDS encoding LysM peptidoglycan-binding domain-containing protein, which translates into the protein MTILDDREIWNEFERAPLQIAGGQIRPVRASRRPASRRPAGAAVRHRGTGVLVSRAPHRRRPITPLTTVALALVAGAITLWLGLIAQVGGATAAETEMPGRLAVVQVQSGESLQHVARRVAPDAPVAEVVSRIRELNQLESAALDAGQTLIAPVA
- the lexA gene encoding transcriptional repressor LexA, with protein sequence MSDDSSDSTEGPGAGRGRDSGLTERQRTILDVIRASVTQRGYPPSIREIGDAVGLTSTSSVAHQLRTLERKGYLRRDANRPRAVDVRGADEQVTPIVATDVAGSDALPEPTFVPVLGRIAAGGPILAEEAVEDVFPLPRELVGEGSLFLLKVVGESMVDAAICDGDWVVVRQQSVADNGDIVAAMIDGEATVKTFKRTKGQVWLMPHNPAFDPIPGNDAQVLGKVVTVIRKI
- a CDS encoding LGFP repeat-containing protein encodes the protein MIRQPKLRLRVVGRLTVGLLGVATALLLAPAAVAQPEVDANNSITAAWEASGGDTGPLGPRNGDVYPAGEGFAQNFAGGKMFFTPATGAHFMQGAILDKYESLGGPADGDLGFPKIDEGPGRAPDSRNSTFSAPDNPVIFWTPATGARVVRGAINAAWDKLGGSAGALGVPAEDETYNGAVVTQKFTNGEISYDSRAKTFTTVPPELAGQLGDLTIPDDPIVAINAARRAAGGPLGPLGAAEGEPYEIGDDGMGQDFANGAIFYSPDTGANVVTGQVLAKYESVGGPEGDLGFPVTGEEDGGLAPSSRKSEFAAPDKPVIFWTPDHGAFIVRGPMNAAWEKLGGATGELGAPVADQDESGNVISQRFSGGVISWDTSSRKFSTEPAALASQLSDVEVPGAEAPAAALPSPQASENSENAGSKWKRWWLLAIVPLVLLAGLVGLALSHKRSRPGAEDTSAGSGRGDAPAPAGDTARGGDDGAEDALFGDRYAREGLGSLTAASPSAASLPAEDFTPEPMGFWGAPVGSEAESAEGDGVERDEVGQREGAEDPDADPDAVDTAPTRVLTAPDVPDDAEFSDVAEFSDDAEFSDDAVPDDTVYVEEVSYIDVETFEDAPYEDAPSAQGAPFADAEVDADREPLVAPRNALTDTGRHARIDIDEPMPLGTALHMPFDDPNEVPEGYPVKADTKTGLYWTPDSADYHEAPVELWFATEEIAITNGFVRGE
- a CDS encoding molybdopterin guanine dinucleotide-containing S/N-oxide reductase, translating into MAPSKTSLTHWGAFTATVHAGDIASVAPWAGDADPSPALANLPGSVRHRSRITTPAVRRGWLDDGAGPTTRRGADEFVAVTWEELVSLLGDELRRVADRHGNEAIYGGSYGWSSAGRFHHAQSQVHRFLNCIGGYTYSRHSYSLGATGVIMPRVVGTHDDLFKRSTQWDVIVENTDLIVCFGGLALKNTAVNDGGTTAHPARHALNRFRDRGGTIVSFSPLRDDVEGPCDWYAPVPGTDVAIMLALAHVLATEKLADRRFLATYCTGYDRFERYLLGVDDGTPKSPQWAASLCGLAAEELTALARRMAAGRTLVTVSWSLQRTRYGEQAPWMAMTLAAMLGQIGLPGGGFGHGYGSMNEPGLAPIRCALPRLPQGINPVSTFIPVAAISDMLLHPGEPFDYNGLRLTYPDIRLVYWAGGNPFHHHQNLPRLRRALCRPDTVVVHDPYWTAMAKHADIVVPSTTFAERDDLSGSRNDPLLMAMPKLTEPYAQARDDYDTFTALARHLGVEDAFTEGRTSWQWLRHIYEKWRVTLDFEVPTFDDFWADGQLRLPTDDGLTLLADFRADPAAHRLATPSGRIEIFSAEIDGFGYDDCRGHPTWFEPTEWLGGRRATDYPLHLVANQPANRLHGQLDGGAASQRSKVAGREPIRMNPHDAHERGVTAGDVVRVYNDRGACLAGAVLDDGVRRHVVQLATGAWFDPADPADLDSMCVHGNPNVLTDDVGTSSLAHGCTGAHVLVQVEKYTAQPPAVRAHQPPVLAPR